A stretch of Bos mutus isolate GX-2022 chromosome 8, NWIPB_WYAK_1.1, whole genome shotgun sequence DNA encodes these proteins:
- the LOC102269689 gene encoding spermatogenesis-associated protein 31D1, with protein MSVARYRFSQKPEVSGERLTRRQSKPETLLGFPVFLMAGLETMMDLGNGPLGQHDDTTCFRQLLCPDPFCEVCNNATAEVNRLLFLEALEDATSSVSPLASTAPVTESSCTLSPAFSAVPPGNLPLASLPEPSSLPSSILSPSPMTPLTDFFSPSPMGHSLASEPFSSLDSEFPVDYSPPQTIAFPLLLPHDTQTADPVVPAEATLFLDTISSLDPTLSQDINPLSDLSQTMNPIDSFACPHAPPTPFVSPPSDCTLSVTQPKSISTLLKPVLEKSSPDSPSELSTCVSTIRGTEHSSLSISDFSLWQAQAMNGLLPALPHSDFQREHVSLHPQDTYLWGDSVTKHKEANSHSFSGFNIRGLLERQIKNRMAFPSLEKKEKEEGPFSKQMWSEYQRTSSGNLLQSLDVQNTTAPKVAGTVKANQRSFTFVSGSYMSRLWGVQPQAHLQARLPILSSSSPSQIRDCGVSFHRFQNESDFHIATENQHLEWHVLQKQQESLWGLVPVLQKSQATCSQAHNLPLVNQPSHTYVPVSILPGHFHITSEPQEKLQLHVPRRLIPRWYLQACRNLESLALMGPQCKLAEVPQQRGRHVQLQLSELQGQGSNNIEKTELGLPGNFHERVSTKFQLRDDMRKNLGYILEKSPEDSPQDSSECYLVQGLRAALGTKTNRVCHSRNHSRNELLNVSRKDIDRNQIKNILRLHVSTKSWQISVGRIPTSVCRSWLADDNTLLPSASSQTNVEDPHSKNTIVGKVCHQISTPELSFLDHNTLKVLEAHILRFRVTQRWGLPLKVLESIKFYMLREAKIWPLPQFDFPSSTTHISGVDSKDELSKPLEERSKTSQGNKVRTTNSTPMLDHPLPVISSVGQEGQRAPQPSYSDTYQKLAGDIQTIECGRQTFQPVTHRNKDKVSQNETLLDDRRSPVVPIRQGGYRPEPRNETMNFSDRVEMIQGQKIARKNSQHSTMFSVSREIFRAKELHALESQSCNILPTSKLRSSQMTKVKMIKAETTLTTQCPPPKISVPQDSDISDFQKQILTELKLKFKNKEHSQADHCPTDMTPTSSRLPSKSSQTLAQSVSTGDMAASQVPNIHSEDSGTSMEQRQDPSKHVLLKCQDNNFPPAAERKPLGSKAGEYRSENSGAGMSTGRKKCHLVEERELKDTSSSLSQNEQLPPESFFRKKMRRFFQWIDFMRKTKDQESPQQKAKFMSTFAQHQDSIESAALFVSHGPLEAHELMRAIGKILEEKLACRFESEALELSQRKKELQTQVMPGKGHPSNYGALPDLQQEEWVSPKSSNQEAVYADQSCLTSVRQNRDGVRHPLKDVAFEDQFSYGHILELVIRIFFALKKYSLTFHPLLFQLMPLRTEIKFTSSQLHIPSGAQKLLEKMENEGISTRRLSPVCSALVSRPGVWTCSEAGPCQGQGLRGCGVSLPNGDCTWLFRETSYLRILSPISIASGRQKLRFHSKTGSDQGFWTLPLVLFEESSAIFVPVCGPRSFSFLKLPHQAVASEALGAGLRLPETRPSPQGTLGELRGGGLSPRYGNHIDHC; from the exons ATGTCAGTGGCTAGATACCGTTTCTCTCAGAAACCAGAGGTATCTGGGGAGAGGCTCACGAGGAGGCAGTCCAAGCCTGAGACACTTCTCGGATTCCCTGTTTTTCTCATGGCTGGGCTTGAAACCATGATGGACCTGGGCAATGG CCCCCTGGGCCAGCATGATGATACCACCTGCTTTCGTCAACTCTTATGTCCAGACCCCTTCTGTGAGGTGTGTAATAACGCAACTGCTGAGGTCAATCGGCTGCTGTTCCTGGAGGCCCTGGAAGATGCTACttcctctgtgtctcctttggCTTCCACAGCTCCTGTGACTGAGTCATCGTGTACTTTGTCCCCGGCCTTCTCAGCAGTCCCTCCAGGAAACCTACCTCTAGCCTCTCTGCCGGAGCCTTCCTCACTGCCCTCCTCTATTCTCTCCCCTAGCCCAATGACCCCCTTAACTGACTTTTTTTCACCCTCACCAATGGGCCACTCTCTGGCCTCAGAGCCTTTTTCTTCCTTGGATTCTGAATTCCCAGTGGATTATTCCCCACCCCAAACCATTGCTTTCCCCCTTCTCCTACCACATGACACTCAGACAGCAGACCCTGTTGTCCCAGCAGAGGCCACATTGTTTCTGGATACCATTTCCTCTCTTGACCCCACCCTTTCCCAAGATATCAACCCCTTATCAGATTTGTCCCAGACGATGAATCCCATTGATTCTTTTGCTTGTCCTCATGCACCACCAACCCCATTTGTTTCACCACCATCAGATTGCACTTTATCTGTGACTCAACCTAAATCAATTTCCACTTTATTGAAGCCTGTTCTGGAGAAGTCATCTCCAGATAGCCCTAGTGAGTTGTCCACTTGTGTTTCAACAATCAGAGGCACTGAGCATTCAAGTCTATCAATTTCAGACTTCTCTTTGTGGCAAGCTCAGGCCATGAACGGGCTCCTCCCAGCATTACCACACTCTGATTTTCAGCGAGAGCATGTTTCCCTCCATCCACAAGACACTTATCTCTGGGGAGACTCTGTTACAAAGCACAAGGAGGCCAATAGCCATTCTTTCTCTGGCTTTAACATCCGTGGACTCTTGGAGAgacaaataaaaaacagaatggcTTTCCCGAgtttagagaagaaagaaaaggaagagggtccattttcaaaacaaatgtgGTCAGAATACCAACGGACATCTTCAGGGAATTTGTTGCAGTCTCTTGATGTGCAGAACACTACAGCCCCCAAAGTGGCTGGAACAGTGAAAGCAAACCAGAGAAGCTTCACATTTGTCAGCGGCTCTTATATGTCAAGACTTTGGGGG GTCCAGCCCCAGGCCCACCTTCAAGCCCGACTCCCAATCCTATCATCCTCTTCTCCATCCCAAATTAGGGACTGTGGAGTGTCTTTCCACAGATTCCAGAATGAGTCGGACTTTCATATTGCAACTGAAAATCAACATCTGGAGTGGCATGTGTTACAGAAGCAACAGGAAAGTTTGTGGGGTTTAGTTCCTGTGCTCCAAAAATCTCAAGCCACTTGTTCTCAAGCTCATAACCTCCCATTGGTCAACCAGCCATCCCATACCTATGTACCAGTCTCTATCCTTCCTGGCCATTTTCATATCACCAGTGAACCCCAGGAGAAACTGCAGCTCCACGTTCCAAGGAGGCTAATTCCACGCTGGTACCTCCAAGCCTGTAGGAATCTAGAGTCTCTAGCACTGATGGGGCCTCAATGCAAATTAGCAGAAGTACCTCAGCAGAGAGGCAGGCATGTTCAGTTACAACTTTCTGAGCTTCAGGGCCAGGGTAGCAACAATATAGAGAAGACTGAATTGGGTCTCCCAGGAAATTTCCATGAGAGGGTCTCAACAAAGTTTCAGCTAAGGGATGACATGAGGAAGAATCTTGGCTATATCCTTGAGAAGAGCCCAGAAGACAGCCCACAAGATAGCTCAGAATGCTACCTAGTGCAGGGTCTGAGGGCTGCCTTGGGGACAAAAACTAATCGTGTGTGTCACTCAAGGAATCACTCAAGGAATGAATTACTAAATGTCTCAAGAAAGGACATAGATCGGAATCAAATAAAAAACATTCTTAGATTACATGTGAGCACAAAGTCTTGGCAGATTAGTGTGGGTAGGATTCCTACAAGTGTGTGTCGTTCATGGCTGGCTGACGACAATACTTTGCTTCCTTCTGCAAGCTCCCAAACCAATGTGGAAGACCCACATTCAAAAAACACAATTGTAGGTAAAGTATGCCACCAGATTAGCACTCCAGAGCTTTCTTTTCTTGATCACAATACCCTAAAGGTGCTAGAAGCCCATATTTTAAGGTTTCGTGTGACTCAGAGATGGGGCCTACCCCTCAAGGTTCTTGAATCCATAAAATTCTATATGTTGAGAGAAGCCAAAATATGGCCTCTTCCTCAATTTGACTTTCCCTCCTCAACCACCCATATTTCTGGGGTAGACTCCAAAGATGAGCTTTccaagcctcttgaagaaagatCTAAAACTTCTCAGGGAAATAAGGTGAGAACCACAAATTCAACCCCCATGCTGGATCATCCTCTCCCTGTTATCTCATCTGTGGGCCAAGAAGGACAGAGGGCCCCACAACCATCATACTCTGATACCTACCAAAAGCTTGCAGGGGACATTCAGACAATTGAGTGTGGCAGACAGACTTTTCAGCCCgtcacacacagaaacaaagacaaaGTAAGTCAAAATGAGACTCTACTGGATGACAGACGCAGCCCAGTGGTGCCCATAAGGCAAGGTGGGTATAGACCTGAGCCAAGGAATGAGACCATGAACTTCAGTGATAGAGTAGAAATGATTCAGGGCCAAAAGATAGCGAGGAAAAATTCACAACATTCCACAATGTTCAGTGTGTCCAGGGAGATATTCAGGGCCAAGGAGCTTCATGCTCTTGAATCACAATCCTGTAACATCTTGCCAACCAGCAAATTGAGAAGCTCCCAAATGACAAAGGTCAAAATGATTAAAGCAGAAACTACCCTGACCACTCAATGTCCCCCACCAAAAATATCTGTTCCCCAAGATTCTGATATATCAGACTTTCAAAAACAGATCCTTACTGAGTTAaagttaaaattcaaaaataaggaGCATAGCCAGGCTGACCACTGTCCCACAGACATGACCCCGACTTCAAGTAGGTTGCCTTCCAAGTCTTCACAGACTCTTGCCCAGAGTGTCTCCACTGGGGACATggcagcttcccaggtgccaaACATCCACTCGGAGGACAGTGGGACCAGCATGGAGCAGAGGCAGGATCCCTCTAAGCATGTACTATTGAAGTGCCAGGATAATAACTTCCCACCTGCTGCAGAGAGAAAGCCTTTGGGTTCCAAAGCAGGAGAATACAGAAGTGAAAATTCAGGAGCAGGGATGTCTACAGGCAGAAAGAAGTGCCACCTTGTTGAGGAAAGAGAATTAAAGGACACTTCCTCATCTCTGTCACAGAATGAGCAGCTTCCTCCTGAAAGTTTCTTCAGAAAAAAGATGAGGCGATTTTTTCAGTGGATTGATttcatgagaaaaacaaaagaccaggaaagtccccagcaAAAAGCCAAATTCATGTCAACCTTTGCACAGCACCAAGACTCAATTGAAAGTGCAGCTCTCTTTGTGAGTCATGGGCCCCTTGAAGCTCACGAGCTCATGAGAGCCATTGGGAAGATCCTAGAAGAGAAGCTGGCATGTAGGTTTGAATCTGAGGCCTTGGAATTAAGTCAGCGCAAGAAGGAACTGCAGACCCAGGTAATGCCTGGTAAGGGACATCCCTCCAACTATGGTGCTCTCCCTGACTTACAGCAAGAGGAATGGGTAAGTCCCAAGTCCTCAAACCAAGAAGCTGTTTATGCTGATCAGAGTTGTCTTACAAGTGTCAGACAGAACAGAGATGGGGTCAGACATCCCCTAAAAGATGTGGCCTTTGAGGATCAG TTCAGTTATGGCCATATTCTAGAACTCGTCATCAGAATATTTTTCGCTCTGAAAAAATATAGTTTGACATTTCACCCTTTACTCTTTCAGCTTATGCCCTTG AGGACAGAAATAAAGTTTACCTCATCACAGCTGCACATACCTAGTGGAGCTCAGAAACTtctggagaaaatggaaaatgaaggaATTTCTACACGGAGGCTCAGCCCAGTGTGCTCTGCACTGGTGTCACGCCCAGGGGTGTGGACATGTTCAGAGGCGGGGCCATGTCAGGGGCAAGGACTGAGAGGCTGTGGCGTATCGCTTCCTAATGGCGACTGCACCTGGCTGTTTCGGGAGACGTCTTACCTCAGAATTCTGAGTCCTATTTCCATCGCTTCTGGAAGACAGAAGTTGAGATTTCACTCAAAGACAGGTTCTGACCAAGGTTTCTGGACACTTCCCCTTGTCCTGTTTGAAGAGTCGTCAGCCATTTTCGTCCCAGTCTGCGGGCCTCGAAGCTTCTCATTCCTGAAACTCCCACACCAGGCCGTTGCCTCGGAAGCCCTGGGGGCAGGGCTGCGCCTGCCCGAGACACGCCCCTCCCCGCAGGGGACTCTCGGGGAACTCCGTGGGGGCGGTCTTAGTCCCAGATATGGTAACCACATTGACCACTGTTAA